The Astatotilapia calliptera chromosome 2, fAstCal1.2, whole genome shotgun sequence genome includes a window with the following:
- the gabra6a gene encoding gamma-aminobutyric acid receptor subunit alpha-6a isoform X1 — protein MAVPSLTLAAFICWMSLGNVWGNEKIYSDNITRILDRLLDGYDNRLRPGSGGGVTEVKTDIFVTSFGPVSDVEMEYTMDMFFRQMWVDERLKFEGPIEILRLNNLMVDKIWTPDTFFRNSKKSISHNMTTPNKLFRIMQNGTVLYTMRLTISAECPMSLMDFPMDGHSCPLRFGSYAYTSSEIIFTWRKGPIASVDCPKESMSLLQYDLVGQTLSREIFKSNTGHYSVQVVYFHLQRKLGYYLIQTYIPLIMVVVLSQVSFWINKESVPARTVAGITTVLTMTTLSISARQSLPKVAYATAMDWFIAVCFAFVASALVEFAAVNYFATLQAHRLKKKAARQEKLEVLATGSDDDDTVSSDSSPREGLKRRNHSVSRSEPGDIPHLPIFLQQGSAIPQIPQLAGTSPIDAYARILFPLSFALFNLIYWYIYLVKDTMEKPRVMELD, from the exons ATGGCCGTCCCTTCATTAACTTTAGCTGCTTTTATCTGCTGGATGAG TCTAGGTAATGTATGGGGAAATGAAAAGATATACTCAGACAACATCACTCGCATTCTGGACAGACTTCTAGATGGTTATGACAACAGACTGCGACCCGGTTCTGGGG GCGGTGTCACCGAGGTGAAGACAGACATCTTTGTCACCAGCTTTGGACCTGTTTCAGATGTTGAAATG GAGTACACCATGGACATGTTTTTCCGCCAGATGTGGGTTGATGAGAGGCTGAAATTCGAGGGCCCCATTGAAATCCTGCGGCTGAATAACCTCATGGTGGACAAAATCTGGACGCCAGACACTTTCTTCAGAAACTCCAAGAAGTCCATTTCCCATAACATGACCACACCCAACAAGCTCTTCCGCATCATGCAGAACGGGACTGTCCTTTACACCATGAG GCTCACAATCAGTGCAGAGTGTCCAATGAGCCTGATGGATTTCCCTATGGACGGCCACTCCTGTCCTCTGCGGTTTGGAAGCT aTGCATACACCAGCAGTGAAATTATATTTACCTGGAGGAAGGGACCAATAGCTTCCGTCGACTGTCCCAAAGAGTCAATGAGTCTTCTGCAGTACGATCTTGTCGGACAGACTTTGTCCAGGGAGATATTCAAATCAAACACAg GTCACTACTCTGTGCAGGTGGTCTATTTTCACCTCCAGAGGAAGCTGGGCTACTACCTCATACAGACCTACATCCCTCTTATCATGGTTGTCGTACTGTCACAAGTCTCTTTTTGGATCAACAAAGAGTCTGTTCCTGCACGCACAGTTGCTG GCATCACCACAGTGCTGACCATGACCACCTTAAGCATCAGTGCCCGCCAGTCTCTACCTAAAGTAGCCTATGCCACGGCAATGGATTGGTtcattgctgtgtgttttgcctttGTGGCGTCAGCTCTCGTCGAATTTGCGGCAGTGAACTACTTCGCCACCTTGCAGGCCCACCGTCTGAAGAAGAAGGCAGCCAGACAGGAGAAGCTTGAGGTCCTGGCCACCGGCAGCGATGATGATGACACAGTTTCG TCGGACAGCAGCCCCCGGGAAGGCCTGAAGAGGAGAAACCACTCAGTGAGCCGCAGTGAGCCAGGAGATATTCCCCATCTGCCCATTTTTCTCCAGCAGGGCTCAGCCATTCCCCAAATCCCACAGCTGGCCGGCACCAGCCCTATTGATGCGTATGCCCGCATCCTCTTCCCCCTTTCCTTTGCTCTCTTCAACTTAATTTACTGGTATATCTATCTGGTCAAGGACACAATGGAGAAGCCCAG GGTTATGGAGCTAGACTGA
- the ccng1 gene encoding cyclin-G1 encodes MIDTVTGPVAQPFAAQLKALIDLEGRYQPKLSGLRFIESAQDNGLRMTSRLRELEVKDLLSLTRFFGFSSESFSLAVSLLDRFLSVMKIQPKHLPCVGLCCFYIAVKSTEEEKNVPLANDLIRISQNRFTVSDMMRMEKIIMEKLYWKVKAPTALRFLRVFHSHVLEQLDAESMKILSLERLEAQLKACHCSFVFSKIKPSLLALALLCFEAHDEHDPEYLDKISEALSNLQQQLNIKDGDLVCMRELVGKCLAEYATTKCCRPNVQRLRWTISGRTARQLKHSYYKITHLPTIPESAC; translated from the exons ATGATTGACACAGTAACAGGCCCTGTGGCACAGCCCTTTGCAGCCCAGCTGAAGGCCCTGATTGATCTGGAGGGCCGATACCAACCAAAGCTGAGTGGCTTGAGGTTCATTGAAAGCGCCCAGGACAATGGCCTCAGGATGACTTCCCGACTCAGGGAGCTGGAGGTGAAGGACCTGCTTTCACTGACCAGGTTCTTCGGTTTCAGTTCAGAGAGCTTCTCGCTGGCTGTCAGTTTGCTGGACCGATTTCTGTCTGTCATGAAG ATTCAGCCAAAGCACCTTCCTTGTGTCGGTCTGTGCTGCTTTTACATCGCTGTGAAGTccacagaagaagagaagaacGTGCCTCTGGCCAATGACCTGATTCGCATCAGTCAGAATCGCTTTACAGTGTCTGACATGATGAGGATGGAGAAGATCATCATGGAGAAGCTCTACTGGAAGGTGAAGGCCCCCACGGCCCTGCGCTTTCTCCGCGTCTTTCACAGCCACGTCCTGGAGCAGCTCGACGCTGAGAG caTGAAGATCCTGAGCCTTGAGAGACTGGAGGCGCAGCTGAAAGCCTGTCACTGCTCATTTGTCTTCTCCAAAATAAAG ccATCTCTGCTTGCCCTGGCTCTCCTGTGTTTTGAGGCCCATGATGAACATGACCCAGAGTACCTTGACAAAATATCTGAGGCCTTGAGcaatctgcagcagcagctaaaT ATCAAAGACGGGGATCTGGTTTGCATGCGGGAGCTAGTTGGAAAATGCTTGGCTGAGTACGCCACCACTAAGTGCTGCAGGCCAAACGTCCAGAGACTTCGCTGGACTATTTCAGGAAGAACTGCACGTCAGCTGAAGCACAGCTACTACAAGATCACTCACCTTCCCACCATACCTGAGTCAGCTTGTTAA
- the nudcd2 gene encoding nudC domain-containing protein 2: protein MSVHFEERSGVVPCKTPWGSWYQTMDEVFIEVNVPHGTTAKEVKCHLGSRDIELLVKGKEIFKGKLFGTTVSDEATWTLEDKCLIRIILMKTNREAGNCWSSLLEGEYCANAWVQDQMQRKLTLERFQRENPGFDFSGAEISGNFAGGGPDFSSLQK, encoded by the exons ATGTCGGTACACTTCGAGGAGAGGAGCGGTGTCGTCCCCTGCAAGACGCCATGGGGCTCTTGGTACCAGACCATGGATGAGGTCTTCATTGAAGTCAACGTGCCTCACGGGACCACTGCTAAAGAGGTCAAGTGTCACCTGGGGTCCAGAGACATCGAGCTGTTGGTCAAGGGAAAGGAAATATTCAAG GGAAAGCTATTTGGAACAACTGTATCAGATGAGGCCACATGGACACTAG AGGATAAATGTCTTATCCGGATCATTCTGATGAAGACCAACAGAGAAGCAGGGAACTGCTGGTCCTCGCTGCTGGAGGGGGAGTATTGTGCGAATGCTTGGGTCCAAGACCAGATGCAGAGAAAACTCACTCTGGAGAGGTTTCAGCGAGAG aATCCTGGATTTGACTTCAGCGGTGCAGAGATCTCTGGGAATTTTGCCGGTGGCGGTCCAGACTTTTCCAGCTTACAGAAGTGA
- the gabra6a gene encoding gamma-aminobutyric acid receptor subunit alpha-6a isoform X2 — translation MAVPSLTLAAFICWMSLGNVWGNEKIYSDNITRILDRLLDGYDNRLRPGSGGGVTEVKTDIFVTSFGPVSDVEMEYTMDMFFRQMWVDERLKFEGPIEILRLNNLMVDKIWTPDTFFRNSKKSISHNMTTPNKLFRIMQNGTVLYTMRLTISAECPMSLMDFPMDGHSCPLRFGSYAYTSSEIIFTWRKGPIASVDCPKESMSLLQYDLVGQTLSREIFKSNTGHYSVQVVYFHLQRKLGYYLIQTYIPLIMVVVLSQVSFWINKESVPARTVAGITTVLTMTTLSISARQSLPKVAYATAMDWFIAVCFAFVASALVEFAAVNYFATLQAHRLKKKAARQEKLEVLATGSDDDDTVSGYGARLRRPGKGHVQPERPSASSRLHLTLLCLSERALSIHCALI, via the exons ATGGCCGTCCCTTCATTAACTTTAGCTGCTTTTATCTGCTGGATGAG TCTAGGTAATGTATGGGGAAATGAAAAGATATACTCAGACAACATCACTCGCATTCTGGACAGACTTCTAGATGGTTATGACAACAGACTGCGACCCGGTTCTGGGG GCGGTGTCACCGAGGTGAAGACAGACATCTTTGTCACCAGCTTTGGACCTGTTTCAGATGTTGAAATG GAGTACACCATGGACATGTTTTTCCGCCAGATGTGGGTTGATGAGAGGCTGAAATTCGAGGGCCCCATTGAAATCCTGCGGCTGAATAACCTCATGGTGGACAAAATCTGGACGCCAGACACTTTCTTCAGAAACTCCAAGAAGTCCATTTCCCATAACATGACCACACCCAACAAGCTCTTCCGCATCATGCAGAACGGGACTGTCCTTTACACCATGAG GCTCACAATCAGTGCAGAGTGTCCAATGAGCCTGATGGATTTCCCTATGGACGGCCACTCCTGTCCTCTGCGGTTTGGAAGCT aTGCATACACCAGCAGTGAAATTATATTTACCTGGAGGAAGGGACCAATAGCTTCCGTCGACTGTCCCAAAGAGTCAATGAGTCTTCTGCAGTACGATCTTGTCGGACAGACTTTGTCCAGGGAGATATTCAAATCAAACACAg GTCACTACTCTGTGCAGGTGGTCTATTTTCACCTCCAGAGGAAGCTGGGCTACTACCTCATACAGACCTACATCCCTCTTATCATGGTTGTCGTACTGTCACAAGTCTCTTTTTGGATCAACAAAGAGTCTGTTCCTGCACGCACAGTTGCTG GCATCACCACAGTGCTGACCATGACCACCTTAAGCATCAGTGCCCGCCAGTCTCTACCTAAAGTAGCCTATGCCACGGCAATGGATTGGTtcattgctgtgtgttttgcctttGTGGCGTCAGCTCTCGTCGAATTTGCGGCAGTGAACTACTTCGCCACCTTGCAGGCCCACCGTCTGAAGAAGAAGGCAGCCAGACAGGAGAAGCTTGAGGTCCTGGCCACCGGCAGCGATGATGATGACACAGTTTCG GGTTATGGAGCTAGACTGAGAAGACCTGGAAAAGGGCATGTGCAGCCTGAGAGACCTTCAGCATCCAGCCGGCTTCACCTCACCCTCCTCTGCCTCAGCGAACGAGCTCTCAGCATTCACTGTGCTCTCATCTGA